In Sphingobacterium sp. SRCM116780, the genomic stretch TACCATCCGTTATTATAATCAAGAGACTATCAATAGAGTTTTAATCGATAAGGAAGTGATTAGCGAATTAAAAGACACTTATACTTGTCAATTACTCGTTAAAAAAATATAAATGAATACACGCATCCTTCAACAGGAGGTTCAAGATTTTATTAATCAACATTTAACAGAATCTTCCACTAAGATTGCTTTAAAAAAATCTCCTTTTGAAGGCGTTACTTCCTCAGAACTTGCTGCACAAATTGATGGCAAGCAGCGATGCTTAAAAAAATTACCGCTTTGGGCGCAAACAACAAAAATTTACTATCCTGATAAATTAAATCTGGAGCAATGTTCCTCAGAAAAAACTGCGCAATTTAAAGCATCTTTAATTCAAGAAAACACGATGTTAATGGATATTACAAGTGGTTTCGGTGTTGATGATTTTTACTTCTCTCAAAGAGCAAAAACAGTCATATCTTGTGAAATTAATGAATCCTTAGCAGCCATCTCGCAATACAATGCGAAACAATTGCAAGCAAATAATATAGAAGTAAAAGCTTTAAATGGCTTTGATTTTTTACATGATAATCAAGAACTTAAACTCGATTACATATATATAGACCCTTCTCGTCGAGTTGCTCAAAAAAAGGTTTTTCTTTTAAGCGATTGTGAACCTAATATCGTTCACTTACAAGAAGAATTTTTGGAAAGAGCAAATCATGTATTCATTAAAGTAGCTCCTCTCTTGGATATTTCTGCAGCATTAACAGAACTAAAGCATGTAAAGGAAATTTATGTCATCAGTATACAAAATGATTGTAAGGAGCTGTTATTTATTCAAGAAAAAGGTTATGTCTTAAAACCAACGATAACAGCTGTTCGCATTGTTGGCGATGTTATTCAGAAATTTCCTTTCAGTCAACAACAGGAAACCGAAACCGAAATTTCTCTTTCAACACCCCTACATTATCTTTATGAGCCAGATGTGTGCTTAACTAAGGCAGGCGCATTTAAGAGTATAGCAAAAGCGTTTGACCTCCAAAAACTTCACCAGCACACACATTTATATACTTCTGATGTTTATCATCCGAATTTCTTAGGTAAAGTTTACGAAGTTTCGAATATCATTCCTTTCTCCATTTTCAAAAAATCAAAAGAAAAAATAAAAACAAATGCTGTTGCGAAGAATTTTCCGTTGAAAACAGAAGAGATCAAAAAGAAATTTAAAATCATTGATGGAGGAGAATTACACAGCTTTTTCACAACTGGATCGACGGATGAACTCATTGTCATCCATGCCTCAAGAAAATAGTAAAGCGACATTCCTATTACATAGTTTTCTAAAATAAAACATACTTTAGAATTATGAGAAATATTGCTTTATCAGTTTTAGATCTTGCTCCCGTCAAAAAAGGTTGCAACACATTAGATGCTTACAACAGGACTATACAAATAGCTCAACATGCTGAAAACATTGGGTATAAAAGAATTTGGGTTGCCGAACACCATAATATGGAACATATCGCCAGTTCGGCAACTTCCCTTATCATCCAACATATTGCTGCCCACACAAAAAGTATCCGAGTCGGTTCGGGAGGTATTATGCTTCCGAATCACTCTCCTTTAGTAATTGCTGAACAATTCGGAACATTGGAGACATTATTTCCAAACCGTATAGACTTAGGCCTAGGAAGAGCACCTGGCACAGATCAAGAAACAGCTATGGCTCTACGCCGCAATAATTTCAATACGGCTTATCAGTTTCCTCAAGACGTTGCTGCATTACAGCGCTATTTTGATGAACAAAACTGCGATTCTAAGGTAAGAGCTTTTCCTGCTGAAGGTTTAAACGTTCCTTTATATATTTTAGGTTCAAGTACCGATAGTGCTTATTTGGCGGCCAGCTTAGGTCTTCCCTATGCTTTTGCGGCTCATTTTGCGCCTGCTCAACTGGCGCAAGCGAGTGCGATATATCATCAAAATTTCAAGCCTTCAAACGCATTATCAGCACCTTATTTTATTGTTTGTGTCAATGTCATTATCGCAAATACAACCGAAGAAGCGGAGTTTTTATCATCAAGCTTAAAAAATTTGTTTGCAGGAATTTTAACAAACACAAGAGCACCATTATCTCTCCCAACTGCAGAAGTAATTTACAAGGGTATACCAAGTATTGAACAAGCGGCTGATAACATGTTATCCTGTAGTTTCATTGGAGACAAACAAACAGTAAAGAATCAATTAGAACCTTTTATTGACGAACGACAAATCGATGAGCTTATGGTCATATCCTATATTTATGATGATCAAAAGTGTCTTAAATCATTTACATTATTAAAAGAAGCATTGACAGATTAAAAAGAATGCTAATATCGTGCATTATAATTTCTATATTTAATTTAAATAATATAATACCCGATGAAATATTTAAGTCTAATAACAATAATTTTAGCTGTAACTTTTCAGTCTTGTCAACCTAATAGTCAAGTTAAAAAATCAAACCATGTTGACACTGTTACCCTAAAAGATGCGGATACGTTAAACGATACTGTTTCAACGAATAGCTCAAATATAAAACGTCCAACCGTTCCATCTATCTTTATGATTGATACGTACCGTATTTATGAAGAATCTGAAGATCCAAGTACAATATTAAATGAAAATTGGCTAGATCTGTATGAGGAAAATGGTCAATATTACTTAGCAAAAGTTGATTATAAGATTGAAGATGGTTATAGTGAATGTGCTGGAGTTCCCACAAAATCAGTACTATCTAAAAGAAATTCCATCCTATTCTTAAACTTTCCCTTTCTAAAGGTTGGAAAAATAGAAAATTTAAAAATTATTCAGGGTGAAATATGGCCGAATGATAATGTTCTTTACACGTTCAATAATCAACAATATCAGTTAAAAGGTTATGGAAAGATTAATTCAACATCAGTTCAGACTAATGAAAAAGGTCACGAAGAAGTATTTCATGATGTTGAAAATTATAAATTAACCTATTCTTTAAATAGAGGTAAAGAAATAAATATGCTACAAGTAGATAGTTTTAATGATACTTTTATAAAAACACTATTTGTTGGGGATATTGATCGTGATGGTAAACTTGATTTCATCATCTCCAATCCCACCAATTATGAAGAAAATGGTATCTTATTGATATTATCATCACAGATAAAAGACAACAATATTGAAAAAAGCAGCTTCCAACAGAGTGTGCAATTTGACTGTTAACCATGCATATAAAAAAAGTCATACAAGATTTCAATCCGATTCAAAAAAGCCTGATCTCTCTATTCATTAGTATAGTGATGGCCGCAATGTGCTATCACTGCGACATTAATTTACTCATGACCACGCTGCTTTTTTGGATTACGTTTTGCCTCAGCTATATCCTACTATCCTGGTATATCTTTTATCATATGCCCGTGGCACTTATTGTCAAAAAAGCAGCATCAGAAGATGGAAGCCGATTATTTGTCTCTATTTTTATTCTACTAGCCAGCTTTACTTGCTTATTTGCTGTTCTACTAATTATTATAGCAGATTCATCCACCAATATGCCAAAAAGCTTGAGCGTTGGCATATGTGTTCTGAGTATCATCAGCTCCTGGTTTCTTGTTCACACCACTTATGTCTTCCATTACGCACATCTATATTATGCAGATGGTGTTGATGGGAAAGGATTGGATTTCCCTGGAAACGAAAAACCAGATTATGTCGATTTTGCCTACTTCTCATTTGTTTTAGGTTGTACTTTTCAAGTTTCCGATATTGAGGTTTCATCCAGAAAAATTAGAAGAGTTGTTTTATTTCATGGACTCCTTTCCTTTGCCTTGAATACATTTGTAGTTGCCTTAAGTATCAATATTATTTCTGGATTGATTCATTAGCATTTATTGAAATATTGATAAATACTTGATTATAAGCACATCAAATACTTAAGTACCTAATTGGCCTGTTTTTTGTAACTCCCCCGTTACAAGTTTAAATTAAATCACAAATATTAAAGATGTTAGTTATGACAAAAATCATGAAATTAGGGAAATTGTTTGGATTGATGGCGATTTTCTTCACTGTATTAACAACCTTTTCAGCATGTAGCAAAGATGATGATCCTGCGGATAATGATTTTTTTATTGGGAATTATAAAGGTTCTGTCGGTTACAGAGACGGGTCAACAACAATTAACGAAAATTCAGATGGAACTGTCGAAGTTGTTAAAGTAGGAAACAGTTACAATTTTATCTTCAATAAAAGCATTCCAAAATTAACAGGAGTGAAATTTGAGAAAAAAGGAGATCATGTTCTTGTTAATGCAGATGAAACGTCCACCAATTATATTAGAATTGACAATAATTCGTTAACGATATTATATGTAAAAGATAATAAAACTTGGACGGCAAATTGTACCCGTTAAATCAAAAAAGCTCACGCCATCGGGAGATGGCGCGAGCTCATAATCTAGGGAATTTGAAAGGGAAATCTTTATAACTTCTCCGCATGTTGCGAAATATCCATACCTATCAACTCCTCTTCTTCAGAAGCCCGAAGAGGTGAAATAAGATCTGTTACTTTCAACAATAGGAAGGAAACAATCAAAATATAAGCAGCTGAAGCAAACAACCCAAGCATGTGCGCTTGAAACAAAGCTGTTTCTCCATAAAAAAGGCCATTATCCTTAACAGCGGGATTTATCTGTTTATGTGCAAACACACCTGTCAAAATCATTCCTACGATCCCACCAACACCATGACAAGGAAAAACATCTAAGGTATCATCAACTTTAGATCTCGTTCTCCAATCTACTACAAGACGACTGATAATAGCTGCAACGGCACCTATAACTAAAGAGTGAGCAACCGTCACAAAACCTGCAGCAGGTGTAATAGCAACTAAGCCAACAACCAAACCTATACAAGTACCCATTGCCGATGGCTTGGCACCTCGAAGCGCATCAAAGAATATCCATGTTAATGCTGCTGCTGCAGAAGCGGTCATTGTCGTTGATAAAGCTGTAGATGCCAGGCTAGATGCCGAAAATGCTGATCCTGCATTGAAGCCAAACCATCCAAACCAAAGCATACCCGTTCCTAATAATACGTAGGTAACACGAGCAGGTGTATGATGACCAGTCTCTTTTCCTTGTTTAAGGTATATAGCAGAGGCTAACGCTGTAAGACCTGCTGACATATGAACAACAGTACCTCCAGCAAAATCCAATACACCCATTTTAAATAATACACCATCAGGATGCCAGGTCGCATGTGCTAGCGGTGCATATATAAAAACAAAAAATAAACAAATGAATAAAATATAAGATGTGAAACGTATCCGTTCAGCAAATGCACCTGTAATTAACGCTGGAGTAATAATAGCAAACTTCAATTGAAACATAGCAAATAAAGCAAAAGGAATAGTAGGTGCTCCTACCCAAGGTTTTCCATCAATGACACCATTAAACATAAAATAGGTTAAGGGGTTACCGATAATCCCCCCTACAGTATCTCCAAATACCAAACTAAAACCAAAGACTACCCAAATAACACTAACGATCGCCATGCAGATGAAACTTTGCAGCATTGTCGAGATAACATTCTTTTTTCTGACCATTCCTCCATAAAAATATGCTAAT encodes the following:
- a CDS encoding class I SAM-dependent methyltransferase, with protein sequence MNTRILQQEVQDFINQHLTESSTKIALKKSPFEGVTSSELAAQIDGKQRCLKKLPLWAQTTKIYYPDKLNLEQCSSEKTAQFKASLIQENTMLMDITSGFGVDDFYFSQRAKTVISCEINESLAAISQYNAKQLQANNIEVKALNGFDFLHDNQELKLDYIYIDPSRRVAQKKVFLLSDCEPNIVHLQEEFLERANHVFIKVAPLLDISAALTELKHVKEIYVISIQNDCKELLFIQEKGYVLKPTITAVRIVGDVIQKFPFSQQQETETEISLSTPLHYLYEPDVCLTKAGAFKSIAKAFDLQKLHQHTHLYTSDVYHPNFLGKVYEVSNIIPFSIFKKSKEKIKTNAVAKNFPLKTEEIKKKFKIIDGGELHSFFTTGSTDELIVIHASRK
- a CDS encoding LLM class flavin-dependent oxidoreductase, which gives rise to MRNIALSVLDLAPVKKGCNTLDAYNRTIQIAQHAENIGYKRIWVAEHHNMEHIASSATSLIIQHIAAHTKSIRVGSGGIMLPNHSPLVIAEQFGTLETLFPNRIDLGLGRAPGTDQETAMALRRNNFNTAYQFPQDVAALQRYFDEQNCDSKVRAFPAEGLNVPLYILGSSTDSAYLAASLGLPYAFAAHFAPAQLAQASAIYHQNFKPSNALSAPYFIVCVNVIIANTTEEAEFLSSSLKNLFAGILTNTRAPLSLPTAEVIYKGIPSIEQAADNMLSCSFIGDKQTVKNQLEPFIDERQIDELMVISYIYDDQKCLKSFTLLKEALTD
- a CDS encoding FG-GAP repeat protein; the protein is MKYLSLITIILAVTFQSCQPNSQVKKSNHVDTVTLKDADTLNDTVSTNSSNIKRPTVPSIFMIDTYRIYEESEDPSTILNENWLDLYEENGQYYLAKVDYKIEDGYSECAGVPTKSVLSKRNSILFLNFPFLKVGKIENLKIIQGEIWPNDNVLYTFNNQQYQLKGYGKINSTSVQTNEKGHEEVFHDVENYKLTYSLNRGKEINMLQVDSFNDTFIKTLFVGDIDRDGKLDFIISNPTNYEENGILLILSSQIKDNNIEKSSFQQSVQFDC
- a CDS encoding DUF1345 domain-containing protein, yielding MTTLLFWITFCLSYILLSWYIFYHMPVALIVKKAASEDGSRLFVSIFILLASFTCLFAVLLIIIADSSTNMPKSLSVGICVLSIISSWFLVHTTYVFHYAHLYYADGVDGKGLDFPGNEKPDYVDFAYFSFVLGCTFQVSDIEVSSRKIRRVVLFHGLLSFALNTFVVALSINIISGLIH
- a CDS encoding ammonium transporter codes for the protein MIKKSAVPFYFMLIIVLLALFLPSLPKNNHHFVYNAADIAWMLTSTALVLIMTPGLAYFYGGMVRKKNVISTMLQSFICMAIVSVIWVVFGFSLVFGDTVGGIIGNPLTYFMFNGVIDGKPWVGAPTIPFALFAMFQLKFAIITPALITGAFAERIRFTSYILFICLFFVFIYAPLAHATWHPDGVLFKMGVLDFAGGTVVHMSAGLTALASAIYLKQGKETGHHTPARVTYVLLGTGMLWFGWFGFNAGSAFSASSLASTALSTTMTASAAAALTWIFFDALRGAKPSAMGTCIGLVVGLVAITPAAGFVTVAHSLVIGAVAAIISRLVVDWRTRSKVDDTLDVFPCHGVGGIVGMILTGVFAHKQINPAVKDNGLFYGETALFQAHMLGLFASAAYILIVSFLLLKVTDLISPLRASEEEELIGMDISQHAEKL